The genome window TGCTTCAAATCCATCCAGAAtaaaatgcataataaataaataaatgcttccaACTTGTGTTGCGTGGGAGTATCCAGCTGTGTGTGCCTGTAGCCTTTACGATGCTCCCCGGATTTTCAGAGGGAATCTTGCTTGATTGTCCAAAGGGTCTGAAATCACCCTGGGTCACGGTGAAGCATGCAGTGAGAGGGAGATGGAACAGGAAGACTTCTGTGAAAATCCCAGATCTAGTCCACTGTTTGCTGGATGGGCCCTCCTTCCCGGTGGGCATGGAACCATGTATTTATATCTCTGGTTTCCTGCCTTGGAGTTTTCTGCCTTTGGAAGAAGAGCGGCTTAGAGGAGTGACAGAGAAATGACCCGCAGGCCTGCATAAAGGATGTCCACACAGGCTCTCTTCTCCTGCAGACACCTGGAAGCTCAGGTTTCTTCCCTCAGCTTTGGGAAGAGAGGCTTTCAAGCCTTCAGCACCCAGGGCTGAGGTCCAGCTGCCGCAGCATGTCCTGCAGAGACCCCTGCAGCCTGCTCAGGGCCACCACCTCCGTGGAGTAGAGGGAGGCTTCCAGGACGCCGCCCAGGCTCTCCAAGGTCTCCGGGGCTCTGGCCTGGGGCAAGGGGCAGCTCTTGGAGGAGGCCAGCAGGTGGAGAAGGTCCCGGAGATTCTCCAGGTCATTAGATATTTGGATCACATTTCTGGAAGGCAGACTGGTGAGGATCTGTTGGTAGATCGCCAATGTCTGGTCCATCTTGGACAAACTCAGGACAGGGAGGAGCCCAGGGATGAAGTCCAAACCAGTGACCCTCTGTTTGGAGGAGACGGACTGCTatgcaggaggaaggggagagcaaGAGCTCAGGGGGAGAGAAGTCAGCTGCGCAAAGCCCCCGCCCTTCCTGCGAGCGTGGAGGTGCCTCCTGTCCCCCTTCCACACCATCCTGCCTAGGCCCTTATTTCTTGTGCCCACGTGGCTGCCAAGCCTCCAAGCTGGTCTCCTGGGCTTCTGTCTCCTGCCCTTCCCAAACCACCCTGCCCTCCACTTCCAGACCAGCTTTAGCAGGCCGTTTCCTCTTCCAGATGCCTCTGCTATAGAACCAGCCATGACGCCCTATTTCTTACTTACCGACTTAAGTCTCTTCCCCAGGCATTGAGGTCTTCCATACATGGCCCTCCCCAACCCTTCCACCCCCAGAGGATGCCTTCCTCCCAGACAGGTTCTCCACGAAGTCTCACCCCCTTAGGGATCAAGGCCCCGTCTCACTCCTCCACTCCAATAACTCTGGTTACCAGGAGgggctctccccctcccccgctgccCGCAGCGCTCACTTCCTGCACCACACCGGTTGGGACACTCTGGGTCTATCATGTGCAGCTTGTTGAATGACTATTTTGAAAGCAAGGTGACTTAAGCATTTTTCCCTATGAAGTGCTCAAGACGCTATCTAGTTCTGAGCTGTCCCTGCTTCCGGCCACCTAACGGCTCCCTGGCTGCCCAAGGCTACTGGTAGAAATCCACAGTGGCCAGGAGATGTGGAAGTCTCCAGATTGCTCCATGCAGGTGAACAAGTTGGCTTTTAAGGCAGGGGGCTATCAAAAGCCACTGAAAACCTTTGAAGAGGGCATGCTCTGTTCTGGTTCTGCAgggtgtgtgtggcgggggtgggggggggtggtggtggtcaCTTgctttatctaatttaatcttgaAAGGACCTTGTGAAGACTATTAAGATAGTCCTATTatctagatgaggaaaccagggtTTAAAGACATTGAGGAGCTTAACTAGCTTAAGATTTCACAGATAGAGAACAGAAGGGTTCACACGTAGCCTTCCTAATTCTAAATACCGACCTCATCTGGGAAGTGGCTGAAGGTATAGGCTTGTGGACCCCAGAGAAAAGACCCAGGGGACATTGAGAGCTGTTTGCAAATACGTAGAGGGTTGTATGTGAAAGAGGGCTTGACAGGCAGGACCAGCGGTAATGAGGAGAAGCTTCGCAGGGTCAGAGTTCAGCTACCAGCCAGGAAGAATGCCTAATGATTAGAACGTTCTAGAGATGtgttggaggcccagagagggtgctGCTGGGGCTCTGGTCACCTGCCAAGGGGACACTGGACCGTTATGCTCTGGTCCTGGGCACTAGGATCCCAGTCTGGGAGGAAGGGGAGTGAGGAGGTGGGAGGCAAGGAGAGCAGGAAAGCAGAGGCAGCTGTCCACGCGGTAGGGAGGCGGCCAGGCCGCCAGGCCCCTTGCGCGAGGCTGCACAGCCTCGGCCAACCTCTGAGGTCCGGTTTCCCCACGGGCCAGCCACAGTTCTACCTCGTCTCCCAGGTCCTCCCTACCGTGTGTGATATGTCATTGATCCTGGTGACGATCGTCTTGATGAGGGTTTTGGTGTCATCCTGGACTTTTCGGATGGGCACAGCTTCAATGTAGGACAGATAGGGCCAAAGCCACAGGAATCGGCACAGGGGTCCACAACGCATTTTTCTTCCCGGGATGTGCTTCTGGGGCCTGAAAACAGAAGGAACCACACGTGGCATGTCGCTGGGATCTCAGAGAACACCCACATGTCACGTTACCAACCACATTCTCAGATGCGGATAGAAACGAGATTTGCTTTCTGCTGTGGTTATCATTTCCTCAAAGACAATTCATTATCTAGAAATACAGGAATGAAATACATTCCCTTGGGGAAAGGCATGGCCTCATCAAGAAAACCACGGTGAGGTGTGCTGTAGACCACAGAGCAGGAAGACAGGGCATGAGTAAATGGACGGGCTTTTAAGGTATGGTTTGAATCCAGCCATTTTTACTAGCTTCATGACTTCAGGCATATCCTATAACTGCTAAAAACTCCTGCCTGCATCCCCTGCAATATACCTATCTCCAGGCTTTTATGAGGATCAAATTAGATAACATGTGTGAAAGAGTTTTAAAGGTGTTGTGAAGTGTACTCTGTTACTACCCTATTATTAGAGATTGTGTTACTGTCCTCTCCATTAACTCTCTCACAGCAGCCCACTGATATTTCCGTGATGGCATTTATCACTGGCTTTATtacctcctttctctcccactggGAGCCTGAATCCAACCGGCACGTATGGAAGGTCTGATAATACGTCAGATGCAGTGCTGGGCACCAAGGATGCCACAGTGGACAACGATGTTCCCTACCCTCAAAGTGCGTACAGTTGAACAGGAGAGATAAACAGGTAAACAGGCCTTTCCAATACAGGAAGAAAGAGCTCTGCAAGAAGGACAAGATATTGTGGGAATACAAAGGGGGGCTCCCTGGAAGAGGTGTCACCTGAGCTGGGTATTGAAGGCCAAGGAGGGATCAGGAAGAGTATAAACTGGTTGCCATAAGTGGCCAAGAAAACAGCCGGTGCAAAGGCATGAAGGCAGGAGAAAGTATACAACACGTTCACCCAGAATGTCTGAAACTTTCAAAGTCATGGAACCATGAATTCTAACATTAATAATATGCATGCAGATCCTTGATCAAGCAGCAAAGTTTTAATGAGATACATGAGGCaaaaggtaatcaagttaaaggTATGTGAGTCTGTAGCCAATGATCTGTGCTAAGTATGTGTGGATGAGCCTGAAATAATGATCAAGAGTAAGTGAATGTTAGCATGAAGGTCCTGGAGATGGCAAAAAAGTTCATctctgcggggcttccctggtggcgcagcggttgcgcgtccgcctgccgatgcaggggaaccgggttcgcggcccggtctgggaggatcccacatgctgcggagcggctgggcccgtgagccggggccactgagcctgcgcgtccggagcctgtgctccgcaacgggagaggccgcagcagggggaggcccgcataccacagaaNNNNNNNNNNNNNNNNNNNNNNNNNNNNNNNNNNNNNNNNNNNNNNNNNNNNNNNNNNNNNNNNNNNNNNNNNNNNNNNNNNNNNNNNNNNNNNNNNNNNNNNNNNNNNNNNNNNNNNNNNNNNNNNNNNNNNNNNNNNNNNNNNNNNNNNNNNNNNNNNNNNNNNNNNNNNNNNNNNNNNNNNNNNNNNNNNNNNNNNNNNNNNNNNNNNNNNNNNNNNNNNNNNNNNNNNNNNNNNNNNNNN of Physeter macrocephalus isolate SW-GA chromosome 5, ASM283717v5, whole genome shotgun sequence contains these proteins:
- the LOC112066353 gene encoding leptin isoform X1, with product MRCGPLCRFLWLWPYLSYIEAVPIRKVQDDTKTLIKTIVTRINDISHTQSVSSKQRVTGLDFIPGLLPVLSLSKMDQTLAIYQQILTSLPSRNVIQISNDLENLRDLLHLLASSKSCPLPQARAPETLESLGGVLEASLYSTEVVALSRLQGSLQDMLRQLDLSPGC
- the LOC112066353 gene encoding leptin isoform X2, with amino-acid sequence MRCGPLCRFLWLWPYLSYIEAVPIRKVQDDTKTLIKTIVTRINDISHTSVSSKQRVTGLDFIPGLLPVLSLSKMDQTLAIYQQILTSLPSRNVIQISNDLENLRDLLHLLASSKSCPLPQARAPETLESLGGVLEASLYSTEVVALSRLQGSLQDMLRQLDLSPGC